The Coffea arabica cultivar ET-39 chromosome 9e, Coffea Arabica ET-39 HiFi, whole genome shotgun sequence genome has a window encoding:
- the LOC140014597 gene encoding uncharacterized protein: MVMQPGFRGFTVPRGCLAVTHLAFADNVFIFANGSSKALKEVIGVLDSYQRVSGQLINVQKCGYLMHLSSSPARRRVVERLTGFSRQSFPVRYLGFPLYYGRSKATHYGESFESSSGSAPTFYGGIIAGITNDIGFAGPTCVIQWRKGERVFEGLRMYIRLSHLSYGGHFKWDHPSGLSLCMQNTVLVSNRVRQTFGRLLRRPGGGWSMLVDTWSYPCFGWSTRGLHRAGEVGYPAVGTGAAIRHYQVLPSDITCAVLRKPTPGGALAAEAIWMPTTSGRFTLSSAYQEVRQVSHKSIVYSHIWGPSLPLKVSFFMLRLLRRRLPLDEILCMMGFQLPSKCFYCAAAAEETTEHVFFTGRIALEVWGFFNAICGVTPKPQNLRACLLSWWLLGASSVGGRFVRARLPSWICRNIWKARNSAVFYGARIRSQEVCQAIFKDIRAAF, translated from the exons ATGGTGATGCAACCTGGGTTTAGGGGATTCACGGTTCCAAGGGGCTGCCTGGCTGTTACCCACTTAGCGTTCGCTGATAATGTGTTCATTTTTGCAAACGGATCCTCGAAGGCGTTAAAGGAGGTCATTGGTGTCTTAGATAGTTATCAGAGAGTGTCTGGACAGCTGATTAACGTCCAAAAGTGTGGCTATCTCATGCATCTGTCCTCGTCTCCAGCTCGTCGACGAGTAGTAGAGCGGTTGACTGGTTTCTCTAGGCAATCATTCCCAGTAAGATACCTAGGGTTTCCTTTATACTACGGCAGAAGCAAGGCCACACATTATGGGGAG TCTTTCGAGTCATCGAGCGGATCTGCTCCAACTTTCTATGGGGGAATAATAGCGGGGATCACAAATGACATTGGATTCGCTGGCCCCACCTGTGTTATCCAGTGGAGGAAGGGGGAGCGGGTTTTCGAAGGCTTAAGGATGTATATACGGCTTTCTCATTTAAGCTATGGTGGGCATTTCAAATGGGATCATCCCTCTGGGCTCAGTTTATGCATGCAAAATACTGTACTGGTCTCCAACCGTGTCAGGCAGACGTTCGGCCGCCTACTTCGGCGACCTGGAGGCGGATGGTCAATGTTAGTCGACACGTGGAGCTATCCATGCTTTGGTTGGTCCACAAGG GGACTTCATCGTGCAGGGGAGGTGGGATATCCAGCGGTTGGGACAGGTGCTGCCATCAGACATTACCAGGTGCTGCCATCAGACATTACATGCGCTGTCTTGAGGAAGCCGACCCCGGGAGGGGCCCTAGCAGCAGAGGCTATTTGGATGCCAACAACATCCGGACGTTTCACCCTATCCTCAGCATATCAGGAGGTCAGACAGGTTAGTCATAAGTCCATCGTCTACTCTCACATTTGGGGTCCCAGCCTCCCGCTGAAGGTCTCTTTCTTCATGCTGCGATTACTGCGAAGAAGGTTGCCGTTGGATGAGATATTATGCATGATGGGGTTCCAACTGCCATCCAAGTGTTTCTACTGTGCAGCAGCTGCGGAGGAGACGACTGAACATGTCTTTTTCACAGGGCGCATAGCGTTGGAAGTGTGGGGCTTCTTCAATGCCATTTGTGGGGTCACTCCAAAACCTCAAAATTTAAGAGCATGCCTTTTGAGTTGGTGGTTACTGGGGGCGTCGTCCGTAGGAGGGAGATTTGTACGGGCCAGGCTGCCCAGTTGGATATGCCGGAATATTTGGAAAGCGAGAAACAGTGCAGTTTTTTATGGAGCCAGGATTCGGAGTCAAGAGGTCTGTCAGGCGATTTTCAAGGATATCAGAGCAGCGTTCTAG